The Pseudoxanthomonas sp. SL93 genome segment GGCCAGGGCATGCTGGACATCGGCTACGTGGCCACGAAAGTGAAGGGGCAGTAAGCCATGGCATTCAGTAGTGGTGGAAGCAAGGGCCCGATGGCCGACATCAACGTCACGCCCCTGGTGGACGTGATGCTGGTGCTGCTGATCATCTTCATCGTGACCGCGCCGATCATGACCTATCCGATCGAAGTGGCCCTGCCGCAGCGCGTGATCAACCCGCCGCCGCAGGTGCGCGAACCGCCGCCGCCGATCGACCTGCGCATCGACGCTGCCGGTTCCGTGTACTGGAACAACAGCCCGGTGAACGTCAACGATCTGCAGCAGCGCATGGAAGACGAAGTCCAGCGCGATCCGACCAACCAGCCGGAGCTGCGCATCGAAGCCAACTCGGAAGCGCAGTACGACATCATGGCCAAGGTACTGGCCGCGGCGAAGAACGCGCAGATGATGAAGATCGGTTTCGTGCAGTAAACCTGACGCTTCAGCAAGACCTTGAGACGCCGCCCGGAAGGGCGGCGTTTTCTTTTGCGTCATCCTCGTCGGGATGGCGCCACGGCTATCCCACCAAGCCGCTGCGGGGGCTTGCGGACCCTGCAGCGCAGGCGTAGCGTCGGCAGCGACGGTACCCACAGAAGGAGTCCGCAATGGCTTTCTCCGCCCCTGCTTCCCGTTCCGCCCTGGCCGACATCAACATCACGCCGTTGGTCGACGTGATGCTGGTGTTGCTGGTGATCTTCATGGTCACGGCACCGATGCTGTCGCGACCGCTCAACCTGGTGCTGCCGCAGCCCACCGACAGACAGGTCGCGGTACCTCCCACGCAGTTGCTGCTGCAGGTGGACCTGGACGGTGGTTATCGCCTGGACGATCGCCCGACAACGCTGGCGCAGCTGCGCACGCAGCTGGAAGAGGCGCGCATCTCCGATCCGCGCACGGTGCTGCAGGTACAGGCCGCCGAAGGCGCGGAGTACCAGCGCATGGTCGAGGCCATGGCCGTGGTGGAAGCCAGCGGCTTCCCGCAGATCACCCTGCGGCAATAGGCGGGATCAGCCGGTCCGCCCGGAAGGGCGGGCCGCGGCGGCTTGGTCGAGGATGGCCAGGTAGTTCTGCACCGTCCGCTGCAGGCCGGCATAGAGGGCCTCGCCGATCAGTGCGTGGCCGATGGAGACTTCCAGTACGCCCGGCACGGCTTCCAGGAACTCCTCCAGGTTCGCCTGGCTCAGGTCGTGCCCCGCATTGACGCCCAGCCCGAGTGAACGCGCCTGGCCTGCCGTCGCGGCGCAACGCGCAAGTTCCGCATCCGCGTTGCCGCGTGCAAGTGCCTCGGCGAAGGGACCGGTATAGATCTCGATGCGGTCGGCCCCGATCGCGGCTGCCTGATCCAGACCCTCGCAACCGGCATCGACGAACAGGCTGACCCGGCAGCCCATCGCCCTGAGTTCGCCGACGAGGGGACGCAGGCGTTCGGCATCACGGCTGAAATCGAACCCATGGTCAGAGGTGATCTGGCCGTCGCCATCGGGCACCAGCGTGGCCTGTGCCGGACGGACCTGGTCGCACAGCGCCAGGAAGCCCGGGTATCCGTCCCGCGGCGGTGCGAATGGATTGCCTTCCAGGTTGAATTCCACGCCGCTTTCCCGCGTCAGCACCGACAGCGCCAGCACGTCATCGGTGCGGATGTGGCGCTGGTCGGGCCGGGGGTGAACGGTGATGCCGTGCGCGCCGGCATACAGGCAGGTGCGGGCAGCCCGCACCACGTCCGGTTCGCTGCCACCACGCGAATTGCGCAGCACCGCGATCTTGTTGACGTTGACGCTGAGCAGGGTCACCGCACCGTCCCTGGAAAATGCCTCACAGCGGCGGCGGCTCGCCCGGCGGGGTCGTGGCGTTGCGGCGCGCCTCGGCGATCTCGCGCAGGCGGCGCAACTCGGCGGGGTCGATCATCTGCACGTCGTTGCGGCTGCTGTCGCCCACGCGCTGCGAGTACCAGCCGACGATCCACAGCACGAACAGCGCCAGCGACGCCAGCAGGCAGACCACCATCAGCGCCATCGACGCGGTCCGCATCGCGATGAACAGCGACCCTATGCCAAGCAGCAGGAATAACCAGTGCATCGTCCGTTCCCCGGGGAATCTGGCCGCATCTTACCGCTTCCCCGGGCCGCCAAAAACGGTCGCGGTTCACAGCAATGGCGACATCAGCCGGGCCAGCGCCTCGGGCAGGCGGTGGCGCCAGAGGGAGCGGTCGCGTTGCGGGTGGACCTGCGACGAGGCGGCGATTTCCCCTTCCAGCAGCTGGGCAAGCGTGCCGGCCACGCCGCGGTCGCGGAACATCATCGAGATCTCGAAATTCAACCGGAAGCTCCGGTGGTCGAAGTTGGCGCTGCCGATGATGGCCAGCCCGTCGTCGCACAGCAGGGCCTTGCTGTGCATCATGCGCGGCCCGTATTCGTAGACCTTGACCCCGGCCGCAAGCAGTTCGTCGAAGTAGGACCGGGCGGCCAGCGTCACCAGCCGGGAATCGCTGGTCTTCGGCACCACCAGCCGTACGTCCAGCCCGCCCAGCGCCGCCGACGTCAATGCCATGCGGGCTGCCTCGCCGGGAACGAAATACGGCGTCACCAGCCAGACCCGCTTGCGCGCCTCGTGGATGGCAGCCACCTTCAACCGGTGGATCGGTTCCCAGGCCGAGTCCGGGCCGGAGATCAACGTCTGGGTAACGATGCCCCCCTGGACGTTCGCCTCGGTGGCGCTCCACAACCGCGTGCCCTGGAAATCCTTGCGCTGCTGGCCGGTGGCATACACCCAGTCCTCCACGAACACCTGCTGCACGCTGCGCACCACTTCACCCTCCATGCGCAGGTGCAGGTCGCGGTACGCATCGTCGCGCAACGACTCGTCTTCCTCGTCGGTGACGTTGATGCCACCGGTGAAGGCGACCACGCCGTCGACGACCACGATCTTGCGGTGGGTGCGCAGGTTGAGCCAAGGCCGGGTGAACGGGCGCAGACGCGTGGGATGGAACCACGCCTGTTCGCCGCCCGCGTCCAGGAGCTGTTGAAGGGTGCGACGCTTCAGGCTGCCCGAGCCCACCGCGTCCAGCAGCAACCGCACCTTCACGCCGGCGCGCGCGCGTTCGGCCAATGCTTCCAGCACACGCTGGCCGGTGCGGTCGCCATTGAAGATGTAGTACTCCACGTGCACGTGGTTCTGCGCACCGGCGATCGCATCCAGCAGCGCCTGGTAGGTGGCACAGCCGTCCACCAGCAATTGCACGGAGGTCGCGGTGGACGGGGGCAGCCCGGTGATCTTCTGCGCCAGCATCGGCAGTTCCGCGCTGTTGCCGTCGGAGGGCGCGAACACCTCGTACGTGTCCAGGCCCGCGCGCGAGCGCGAGCGGCGCAACTGCTGCCGCTTGATCTTCTGCGGCCCCAGCAGGAAGTACACCAGATAGCCCAGGTAAGGCAGCATGGCCAACGACAGCAGCCAGCTGAGGGTGGCGACCGGCTCGCGCTTCTGCAGCACGATCCACGCGCACAACGGCACCAGGTAGAGCAGCCAGGCCGCGGTGAGCCAGAGCTTGAGATGGGGGATCGACCAGAGACTGGTCCAGAGATCGTGCAGGGTCTGCAGCATGCGGCAATTCTAGCCGTGTCGCCGCCCATGCGACGGCGCGGGCGTACCCTTGCGCCATGGGCGCGCCAAAGCAACCAGGCATCAAGGGACGGGGTTCGACCGGTTATCTGCCGGGGCGCTATGCCGTCACCACGCCCGAGGCCGTCGACGATGGCTGGCACGATACCGATCACGAAGGCGACATCGCCTCGTCGCCCCGCACGGAAGTCCGCGAGGAAGCCGCACGCAGCATCATCAGCCGCAACCAGTCGCCGGACATTCCATTCTCGCAGTCGCTCAACCCGTACCGTGGTTGCGAGCACGGATGTTCCTACTGCTTCGCACGGCCCTCGCATGCCTACCTGGACCTGTCACCGGGACTGGATTTCGAAACCCGGATCTTCGCCAAGACCAATGCGCCCGACGTGCTGCGCCGCGAACTGGCCAGGCCCGGTTACCAGGTCAGCCCGATCTCGCTGGGCATCAACACCGATGCCTACCAGCCCACCGAGCGCAGACTGCAGCTGACACGGCGCATCATCGAAGTGTTGGCCGAAACCCGGCATCCTTTTTCACTGATTACCAAGAACGCGCTGGTCGAACGCGACCTGGACCTGCTCGCACCGCTGGCACGCGAGCATCTGGTGCATGTCTATTTCTCCATCACCACGCTGGACAACGGCTTGTCGTCGCGCCTGGAGCCGCGGGCTTCCGCGCCGCATGCGCGGCTGCGGGCGGTCCGCCGGCTGAGCGAGGCGGGCGTGCCGGTTGGCGTGATGTTCGCGCCGGTCATCCCCTGGGTGAACGACCACGAGCTGGAAGCGGTGCTCGAAGCGGCGCGGGATGCCGGCGCAACGGCGGCCGGTTATGTATTGCTGCGTCTGCCACACGAAGTCGCGCCGTTGTTCCGCGACTGGCTGCAGACGCACCACCCGCAACGCGCGGAGCATGTGATGAGCACCGTCCAGCAGCTGCGCGGTGGCAAGGACTACGATGCCCGCTTCGGCAGCCGCATGCGCGGCGAGGGCGTCTACGCCGACCTGCTGGCCAGGCGTTTTGCGCTGGCGCGCAAACGCTTCGGCTACGCGGGCAGGCGGCATCCCCCGCTGGCGTGCGACCTGTTCGTGCCGCCGCGCAAACCTTCGCCGCAGGGCGAACTGTTCTGAGGCGTCGGCGTCAGCGGTTGCCGTACAACCGTTCCGCGCGCTGGAACAGGATCCAGCTGGTCGCGATGTACTTGTCGCCGCCGACCGGCCGGTTGCCGCGATGCGTGTGGGTGAAGGCGGTGGGTGCGATCAGCAGGCTGCCGGTGCGCGGCACGATCTTGCGCTGCTGGTGGAAGAACTCGGTTTCCCCTTGCTCGAACCCGTCGTTGAGGTAGAGCGTCCACAGCACGTGGCGGTGCAGCGACTCCGCATCCGGGCCCTTCGGGAACAGCTCGCAGTGCCAGTACGGGTAGCCGCCTTCCCCGGCGGGATAGCGCTGCAGGTTGATCCGCCCCGGCACGAACACCGCCATCACCAGGCGCATCAGCGCCTCGTCGTCCATGCTGGCGACGTCCTCGTAACCCAGGCGATGCAGCTGCCCGTCGGCGCCTGGCTGCTGCAGCATCAGCGGCGCGATCAGGCTGAAGGGATAGGTGCGCAGGTACTGCTTCAGGCCGGCGAGCACGGCCAGGTTGAGGCGCTGTTCCACGTCGCGCCAGTCGGCCAGTCCGCTGATGCTGATGTCGCGGCTGTGCTTGAGCTCGGGATGGTGCCCACCCCCGACCTGCCCCGGCTGGTCCTGCCGGCTGGCATCGAAGCGTTCCACGATGGCGCGGCACGTCGCCGCGTCCAGCGCATCGTGATAGACCTCGATGAAGTCTGCGGGATGGGGATTCGACGTCATGGCCGGATTCTAGCCGCCCGCCTGCGCAGGGTGGTCAGGCCGCCGCGGTGTCGTGCGCGCGGTGGTATGCGACTGCCGCCTCGACTTCGTGCTTCGAGCCCAGGAATACCGGCACGCGCTGGTGCAATTGCGTGGGTTGCAGCGACAGGATGTCCTCGCGCCCGGTGCTGGCGGCGCCGCCGGCCTGTTCGACCAGCATGCCCATCGGGTTGGCCTCGTACATCAGGCGCAGCTTGCCGGCCTTGCCCGGGTCCTTGCGGTCCCACGGATAGATGAAGATGCCGCCGCGGGTCAGGATGCGGTGCACGTCGGCCACCATGCTGGCGATCCAGCGCATGTTGAAATCCTTCCCGCGCGGGCCTTCCCTGCCGGCGAGCAGATCGCTGACGTAGCCCTGCATCGGCGCTTCCCAGTGGCGCTGGTTCGACATGTTGATGGCGAACTCCTTCGTCTCCTCCGGGATGCGCATGTCGCGCTGGGTCAGCACGAACGCACCCTGCTCGCGGTCCAGCGTGAACGCATGGGTGCCGTTGCCCGTGGTCAGCACCAGCATCGTGCTCGGGCCATAGATGCAGTAGCCGGCGGCGACCTGGTCGCGTCCGGGCTGCAGGAAATGCTCGTCGCCCGGCGTGGTCACGCCGTCCGGGCTGCGCAGCACGGAGAAGATGGTGCCGACGGAGACGTTGACGTCGATGTTCGAGCTGCCGTCCAGCGGATCGAACAGCAGCAGAAAGCCGCCACGCGGATACGCATCCGGGATCGGCTGGCTGTGGTCCATTTCCTCCGAGGCGCACGCGGCCAGATGACCGCCCCAGGCGTTGGCTTCCAGCAGGATGTCGTTGCTCAGCACGTCCAGCTTCTTCTGCGCCTCGCCCTGCACGTTGCCGGTGCCGGCGTCGCCCAGCACGCCGCCCAGCGCACCCTTGCTGACCGCAATGGAGATGCTGGTGCAGGCACGGGCCACCACCGCGATCAGCTGGCGAAGGTCGGCGCTGATGCGGCCGGCGCGCTGTTCCTCGATCAGGTAGCGGCTCAGCGAGACGGCGGATGGAGCGGAAGCGGGCATGATGGGATCCACGGCGAACGGTGCGCGCATTGTCCGGGTTGATGGGACCAATGCAAGACCATTCGCTATGCTCACCGTTCGGACAGGAACGACGCGATGGACGACACAACCCCGGAAACCTGGCTGGCGCTGTCCTCGGCGCTGGGCCTGGGCCTGCTGATCGGTCTGGTGCGCGAGCGCAGCCAAGGGCACGCGCACGGCATCGCCGGCCTGCGCACGCATGCACTGGTGGCGCTGGGCGCGGCGGTGGCGGCCTGGTTGGGCCTGCCGGTGCTGCTGGTGGGGCTGGGGGTGACCGGCGTGCTGGCGGCCATGGGCTACCGGGCCACGCGCCGTGACGACCCGGGCCTGACCAGTGAGGTCACGCTGGTGCTGACCTACCTGCTGGGCGCGATGGCCATGCGTGCCCCGGCGCTGGCCGCGGGGCTGGCGGTGGTGGTGGCGGTGCTGCTGTACGCCAAGGAACCGCTGCATGAACTCACCCGCGAGACCTTCAGCGAGCGCGAGGTGTTCGACGGCCTGCTGCTGCTGGCGTCCGCGCTGGTCATCCTGCCGATCCTGCCGGACCGGCCGATCGGGCCATTCGAAGCGATCAACCTGGCGACCATCTGGAAACTGGTGGTGCTGGTGATGGCGGTCAGTGCGCTGGGGCATGTGGTGCTGCGCCTGGTCGGCAACCGCTGGGGGCTGGCAGCGGCCGGGTTCTTCGCCGGCTACGTGTCGTCCACTGCCGCGACCATCGGTTTTGGCCAGCGGGCGAAGGAAACGCCGGCCCTGATGCGTTCCGCGGTGGCCGCCGCGCTGCTGGCAAACCTGGCGTCGCTGAGCCTGTGCGTGCCCATCCTGTGGGCCGTGTCGCCGGCACTGGTGCGTGACCTGCTGCCGGAACTCTGCGCCATCGGCGCCGTGCTGCTGGCCGGGGGACTGCTGGGCCTGCGTGCGGGCCGCGAGGAAACGGTGAAGCCGCCGACCTCGGAAAGCCGCATGTTCCGCTTCGGCCAGGCGCTCGGCTTTGCCTTGCTGGTCGCGGCACTGAGCTTCATCGCGGCCGCGCTGGCCGCGTGGATCGGCCCACGCGGCGCGATGGCCGCCGCGGCCCTGTCGGCGATGGCCGAACTGCATGCCGCCGTCGCCACGCTGGCCAACCAGTTTTCGCGCGGCGGCCTGGCAGCGGCGGAAGCGCGCTGGTGGATGCTGGCCTTGCTCGGCGCCAGCCTGGTCGCGAAATCGGTGATCGCCTGGGTCAGCGGCGGGGCCGCTTATGGCATGCGGGTGTCGGCGGGCCTGCTGGTGGCGCTGGCTGCGGGCGCGGCGATGGTGGTGTTCTGAGCCTGGCTTTTCTGTAGGAGCGACGTGAGTCGCGACCGGGGCACCGAATCGCCGTGGAACACGACACCTTCGCGAGAAGGGATTGCCGATCCGTTCCGTGTCACTGAAAGAACCGGGTGATGGTGAGCGTGCGGTCGCGACTCACGTCGCTCCTACAAACACCCAGCGGACTCAGATGATCCGTAGCGTGATCGCCTTCAGCACGGCGCGCGTGCGATCGCGCGTGCCGAGTTTGTCCAGGATGGTGGAGACATAGTTCTTCACCGTGCCTTCGGCCAGGAACAGCGTGCGCGCGATTTCCTTGTTCGAATATCCACCCGCCAACAGCCTCAGGATCGCCACCTCGCGTTCACTGAAGGTATCGCTGGGCGGCGCTTCGTCGCGGAAGCGGAAGCGTGCGCGCACGGGATCGGTGCTGACCGGCTGCAGCAGCGTCTCGCCTGCGGCCACGCGCCGGATGGCGTCGTGCAGGTCTTCCGGAGCGGCATCCTTCAGCAGGAAACCCTGCGCACCGGCTTCCGTCGCGCGCAGCAGCAGGTCGCTGTCGTCGAACGTGGTCAGCAGCAGCACCGGGGTGCGGTCCCCCCGCTCGCGCAGCCTGATCAGGGCGTCGATGCCGTCGACGCCGGGCATGCGGATGTCGCTCAGCACCACGTCCACCGGCTGTGCCTCCAGCTTGGCGAGCAGGTCCGCGCCGTCGTCGGCCTCGAACACCACGTCCACCCGCTGCGCCTTCAACAACGCGCGCAGGCCGGCGCGCACCAGGGCCTGGTCATCGGCCAGGGCGACCCGCACGCTCATGCGGGCAGCCTCACGTCCAGGCGCAGGCCGCCGGTAGGGCTGTTGCCCAGGCGAAGGTCGCCGCCCAGCGCCGCGACGCGCTCGCGGATGCCGGCCAAGCCGTTGCCTTCGCGCATGCCGCCCTTGAGCCTGCCATCGTCCTCGATGCGCACGCGCATGTGGGTGTCCTCGTTGCTAAGCCAGACGGTCAACGTCTCCGCATTGGCGTGCCGTGCGGCATTGGTCAGGCACTCCTGCACGATGCGCAGCAGCGACTCCGCCACGGCCGGATCGGCGATGCGGATGTCTTCCCCAATACGCAGATCCAGCACAGGCCGTGGCAACGGCGCGGCGAGGGCACGGATCGCGGTCTGCAGATCCAGCCCGCGCGAATCGCGCAGGGCCTGCACGACGTTGCGGATATCGTCCAGCAACTCGGTGGACAACTGCTGCGCGATGCGGACTTCATCGCGGACGGCGAACACGGGGTCGCTGGCCAGCGCCCGCAGGTTGAGCTTCATCGCCGTGAGCTTGTGGCCGGCCACGTCGTGCAGCTCGCGTGCCACGCGCAGGCGTTCGGCATCACGCGCGCTGTCGGCCAGCAGCGCCCGCGTGGCCAGCAGGTCCGCATTCACCAGTGCCAACTGGTCGCGGGATTCCTCGGAGCGACGCGCGTAGTGCACGCACAGGCCGGCGAGCGCCTGGAAGCCGACGTTGATCAGCGTCATCGTCAGCGGCGCGTCGAACCCGTGGTGCACCATCAGCGTGTAGAACGCCACGTTCAGCACCAGCGCGGCGCCGATGACCGCGCGTGGCGACAGCACGTTGACCGCGCATGCCACCCAGACCACCAGCAGCACCTGCGCGGTGCCCACGCGCGGCGTCAGCCATGCCAGCAGCAGGGCGAGTCCGGCCATCGCCACCAGGGCGATCCGCCGCTGCCGCTCCCAGCTGTCCGGTGCCAGGGCGAACAGCAGGAATCCCAGCGCATACGCCCCGAGAGCGGCGGCCGCGGCCGGCATCACTTCCGGCGGCAGGAAGCGCAGGCCCAGGCTCACCGCGCCGAGCGTGAACACGCCCGCCAGCGTCATCGGTTCGCGAAATCGGTTCAGGGTCTGCCACATGCCCCCATGCTGTCGCGCGCGGCGTGCAGAGGCAATGGGTAGGGCGAAAGTGGTGACTTCCGGCAGGTCAGTGCTGCGTCGCCGTCAGAAAGCATCACCCGGCACGCGCACCGCGCCTTCCATCAGCACCCGCGCGCTGCGGCTCATGATGGCCTTGGTGGCGGACCACTGACCATCCACCTGCCTGAGCTCCGCCCCGACCCGCAGCGTGCCCGACGGATGGCCGAACACCACCACCTCGCGCGTGCCGCCGCCCGCCGCGGCATTGACCACGGTGCCGGGCACGGCAGCCGCGGCGGCGATGGCGACCGACGCGGTGCCCATCATCGCGTGGTGCAGCTTGCCCATCGACATGGCGCGCGCCAGCAGGTCGATGCCGGTCGCATGGACCGGCTTGCCGCTCGACGACAGGTAATCCTTCGGTGGCGCGACGAAAGCCACCTTCGGCGTCAGTGGGCGCTTGGCCGCGGCGGCGACGTCGGCGACCAGGCCCATGCGGACCGCGGCGTGCGCGCGGATCGCCTCCAGCCTGGCGAGTGCGGCGTTGTCTTCGTTGATCGCGCCCTGCAGCTCGGTGCCGTCGTAACCCAGCGCCGCCGCTTCGACGAACACCACCGGTACGCCCGCATTGATCATCGTGGCCTTGAACACGCCTACGCCGGGCACCTCAAGGTCGTCGACGAGATGGCCGGTGGGGAACATCGCACCACCGCCATCGCCTTCGCCCTCGTCGGCCGGATCGATGAACTCCAGCTGCACTTCCGCGGCCGGGAAGGTCACGCCGTCCAGTTCGAAATCGCCGGTTTCCTGCACCTCGCCACCGCTGACCTGTACGTGGGCGATGATGGTCTTCTGGATGTTGGCCTGCCAGATGCGCACGGTGCACAGTCCATCGCGCGGCACGCGTGCCGGGTCGACCATGCCGTTCGCGATCGCGAATGGTCCGACCGCCGACGACAGGTTGCCGCAGTTGCCGCTCCAGTCGATGAAGGCCTCGTTGATCGGCACCTGCCCGTACAGGTAATCCACGTCATGGTCCGGCTGCGTGCTCGGCGAGACGATCACCACCTTGCTGGTGCTCGACGTCGCCCCGCCCATGCCGTCGGTGTGCTTGCCATACGGATCGGGCGAGCCGATCACGCGGCTCAGCAGCGCATCGCGCGCCGGCCCCGGCGCCTGTGCGCGCTCTGGCAGGTCCTGCAGGCGGAAGAACACGCCTTTCGACGTGCCGCCGCGCATGTAGGTGGCGGGGATGCGGGTCTGGGGAACTGAGTTCATTTGAAAATACCTAATCAGATGTTTGTATCTGTTGAGAACAAAGCGCCCTGGAAAACACGACCACGCTCGGGCTCCAGCACCCAACGACCGAGGGTTTCGTAAGCGTATGGGCGCCCACCTCCGACGACCAGTTCGATCTCATCGATAGACCATGGGATCGTCCTGAAATGTAGGTCACGGGCAAGTGGAGTCGCGCCTCCATAACAAATTGAAATGTGCGGACTGTGACCACCGCCTGCCGGTAGTCCCGCAGCGACCAACGCTGAATTCAAATGGGAGACAACAGGGACCAGATGTTCACGCTGCGAGTTCGGGCCGCGGATTTCCCAGTGGGCGTCGACGTCCTTACCGGAACAATGAATGCGGTCAAGATGTAACAGGACCGACTCTGCTTTCAATTTGTTCCCAGCTTCCATCATTGCGTGCCGGGCATAGGGTGTGTCGCGATAGCGATCCGAGACGGATTGATGACGTAGAGCTTCAGGGACGATATGTCTTCCCAAACGTCCAGACAGCTCGTACTGACTAGTCTCAAACTCAAACAACCGTCTCGGCTCGCCGAGGAACCTAGCGAGAAATAGCAGGCGGCTCTTTCCCGCATCTCTGATGGGGTCCCAAAAGAATTCATCCCCAAACTGTTCGCCTGCGTAGATCATGCCCCGTCCGGAATCTCCGACTCCACCAGCTTCGCCAGCATCTCCAACGATTCCTGCCAGCCCTGGTAACAGAAGTCGACCGGGATCGCGGCGGGAATGCCTTCCTGTACGACATTCAACTCGGTGCCGGCGATGCTCTTCTTCAGCGTCACCGTCACGTGCATCTGGCCGGGCAGGCCGGGGTTGTCGAACTGGTCGGTGTAGCGCAGCAGTTCATTCTCCACCAGCTCCACGTAGGTGCCGCCGAACGAATGGCTGGAACCGGTGCCGAAGTTGGTGAACGACATGGTGTAGCCGCCACCCACGCGCGCGTCCATCGAATGGACCTTGCCGGTGAAGCCATGCGGCGGAAGCCACTTCACCATCGCATCCGGGTCCAGGAACGCGCGGTAGACGCGCTCGGGCGGTGCGCGCAGCACGCGGTGCAGGCGGACGGTACCGGTAGGGCTGTTCTCGGACATGATCGGACTCCTGTGCGTTGGGTGTACCGATACGACGAACGGGTCAGGCCGCTTTCGACGCGTCCAGGAAATCCTGGGCGAACCGCTGCAGCACGCCGCCGGCCTCGTAGATGCTGACCTCTTCATCGGAGTCCAGGCGGCAGGTGACCGGCACCTGCACGGTCTCGCCGTCGCGACGGTGGATCACCAGCGTCAGCTCGGCGCGGGGCCTGCGTTCGCCGATGACGTCGAAGGTCTCGGTGCCGTCGATGCCGTAGGTCGTGCGGGTGTCGCCCGGCTTGAACTCCAGCGGCAGCACGCCCATGCCGATCAGGTTGGTGCGGTGGATGCGTTCGAAGCCCTCGGCCACGATGGCTTCCACGCCGGCCAGGCGCACGCCCTTCGCGGCCCAGTCGCGGGAACTGCCCTGTCCATAGTCCGCGCCGGCGATGATGATCAGCGGCTGCTTGCGCGCCATGTAGGTTTCGATGGCTTCCCACATCCGCGTCACCTGGCCATCGGGTTCGATGCGGGCCAGCGATCCCTTCTTCACCTCGCCCTCCACCACGGCCATTTCGTTGACCAGCTGCGGGTTGGCAAAGGTCGCGCGCTGCGCGGTGAGATGGTCGCCGCGATGCGTGGCGTAGGAATTGAAGTCCTCTTCCGGCAGGCCCATCTTGGTCAGGTACTCGCCTGCGGCGCTGGTGGCGAGGATCGCGTTCGACGGCGACAGGTGGTCGGTGGTGATGTTGTCGCCCAGCACCGCGAGGGGGCGCATGCCGCGCAGCGTACGCTCGCCG includes the following:
- a CDS encoding sensor histidine kinase; amino-acid sequence: MWQTLNRFREPMTLAGVFTLGAVSLGLRFLPPEVMPAAAAALGAYALGFLLFALAPDSWERQRRIALVAMAGLALLLAWLTPRVGTAQVLLVVWVACAVNVLSPRAVIGAALVLNVAFYTLMVHHGFDAPLTMTLINVGFQALAGLCVHYARRSEESRDQLALVNADLLATRALLADSARDAERLRVARELHDVAGHKLTAMKLNLRALASDPVFAVRDEVRIAQQLSTELLDDIRNVVQALRDSRGLDLQTAIRALAAPLPRPVLDLRIGEDIRIADPAVAESLLRIVQECLTNAARHANAETLTVWLSNEDTHMRVRIEDDGRLKGGMREGNGLAGIRERVAALGGDLRLGNSPTGGLRLDVRLPA
- a CDS encoding SRPBCC family protein, whose protein sequence is MSENSPTGTVRLHRVLRAPPERVYRAFLDPDAMVKWLPPHGFTGKVHSMDARVGGGYTMSFTNFGTGSSHSFGGTYVELVENELLRYTDQFDNPGLPGQMHVTVTLKKSIAGTELNVVQEGIPAAIPVDFCYQGWQESLEMLAKLVESEIPDGA
- the prpF gene encoding 2-methylaconitate cis-trans isomerase PrpF — encoded protein: MNSVPQTRIPATYMRGGTSKGVFFRLQDLPERAQAPGPARDALLSRVIGSPDPYGKHTDGMGGATSSTSKVVIVSPSTQPDHDVDYLYGQVPINEAFIDWSGNCGNLSSAVGPFAIANGMVDPARVPRDGLCTVRIWQANIQKTIIAHVQVSGGEVQETGDFELDGVTFPAAEVQLEFIDPADEGEGDGGGAMFPTGHLVDDLEVPGVGVFKATMINAGVPVVFVEAAALGYDGTELQGAINEDNAALARLEAIRAHAAVRMGLVADVAAAAKRPLTPKVAFVAPPKDYLSSSGKPVHATGIDLLARAMSMGKLHHAMMGTASVAIAAAAAVPGTVVNAAAGGGTREVVVFGHPSGTLRVGAELRQVDGQWSATKAIMSRSARVLMEGAVRVPGDAF